Within Spinacia oleracea cultivar Varoflay chromosome 4, BTI_SOV_V1, whole genome shotgun sequence, the genomic segment AAGCACCAGTCCCGCTACAAAGGTGGGAAGCCAAAAAAGCTAACGTTCGAGATGCCCGATGACTTTGAAGATGTGACCGACGATGAGGAGGAAACCCGTGAGGAAGAAGACAAAGAAGCTCCCGATCCGGTGACCCAACGCCTGAACAAGATGGATGCACGCATGACAAAGCACTATTCCCGCCTGATGAAGTTGATGACCAGGTTCCCCGGGGCACCTACACCAGTGGAGACCGAGCCGACCGACGGGTACGCCGTGTCGCCGTTCTGTGAAGCGATCGCTAGAGTGACAGTTCCGCACACACTCCGGCTCCCAACCTGGACCACCCTGTACGACGGGACATCCGACCCCTATAGGCACGTCAACTTCTACAAGCAGCGCATGTGGCAGATCGGGATTCCGCACGACCTAGTGGAACCTGTTATGTGCAAATCATTCGGCGGCACCCTTGATGGAGCAGCTTTGGAATGGCTCACGAACGTCCCTCCCAGATCCATCTCCTGTTTGTCCGACCTCATCAACGCCTTCTATCAACAATTCGCCAGCAGTCGCCAGTTAGAAAAACAAACCAGTGATCTCTATCGGTTGGTTCAAGGGCCAaccgagtcggtacgcgattattttaaccgttttaattgtgaaaaaattggtATAAAAAATTGTGATGTCAGGACTGCTATTGAGGCGTTCAAGAGAGGCCTCATCCCCAATTCGGAGCTATACCGGGAaataaccaaatacccctgtgCAACTTTCGAAGAGGTGCGATCAAGGGCCACCGCTCAGATGCGAATCGAAGACGACGAGGTTATCCGAACAGCATCTCAACGATCGATAGGGGGCAGCAGCGACAGAAGATCGTACACCCCAAGGAACAACAATTGGCGACACCAACCATATGTTCGGCAAAACCAGGTACAAAGTGTCAATCAGTATTATGATACTAACAATGTTTACAGGAACGAGCGGGTCGAACACCCTAACATCTCCGACTACGGCTTCAACGTCGACATTGGAGGTGTGGTGAACGCCCTTCAAAATGTAGGTGGAACAGTCAGATGGCCCCGGAAGAACGACAGACCGAACTCCATGAAGGACATGAGCAAATGGTGCGACTTCCACCGCGACAACGGACACACAACCGAGGAGTGCATCTCCCTCAGAAAGGAAGTCGCATACCTCCTGAAACGGGGGCATCTAAAGGAACTGTTGAGCGACAAGGGAAAAGAAACATTTTCCAAAGAGCAAACCACCCTGCCCGGCCCAGCGACAAGCAGCGAGCGACCAGACCCACCACCATTCAGTAAAGTGGTAAATGTTATTTCCGGTGGTTCAGATATTTGTGGACTAACCtcttctgcagctaaaaaaATTAACAGGGGAGAATCTGAGACCGTAGAAGAGGGACAAACCGAAGACGAGGTCGCACTACACAGGTCCCTGACCGCAATGGCTATCACTTTCGACGATTCAGATTCTGTAGATACACAGCGGGAGCACCACGACGGGTTGGTAATATCGCTCCCAATAGGGAACGCATTGATCAAAAGGATACTGGTCGACAACGGAAGCTCAGCCAACGTACTGTTCTTGGaagcactacaagaaatgggATTAGAAGAGAAAAACATAGTAAGGAGATCAACAGTTCTGGTAGGGTTCAGTGGAGAAGCACTACGGACGGTAGGAGAGATATCGCTGCCTACATACGCAGAAGGCGTCAACATGATGACCAAGTTCAACGTCGTCGATTGTCCATCAGCGTACAACGTCATCCTAGGACgaccatggatccacaaaatgaagGCAGTGCCATCAACATATCACCAATCAATCAAGTTTCCAACCAAGTGGGGggtcatggaaatcaaagggCAGCAAAGGGATGCGAAGAAATGTTACGAGACAGCACTGAAACCATCCAAGTCACccatctagcaattacagccAGGGTCGACGTCGGACGACCCCGACGACCAACAAATCGACGAGATAGTACTAGACCAGACAAAGCCAGACCAAGTCATAAGGATCGGAGCCTCACTGCCTGACAACATCAAAAGTCAGATAGTGTCGTTTCTAAGAGAAAACTCGGACTGTTTCGCTTGGCCGCACGAGGACATGACAGGAATCAGCCCAGACGTGATTACCCACAAGCTCAACGTCGACCCCAGCTTCAGACCGGTAAAACAGAAACGACGTAAGTTCGCACCCGAAAGGAATAAAACCATAGACGAAGAAGTCCAAAACCTGATAGATTCAGGGAAGATCAGAGAGGTCAAATATCCAGACTGGTTAGCAAACGTCGTCGTCGTCAGCAAAAAGAACGGAAAATGGAGAGTCTGCATCGACTTCACAGATATCAACAAAGCTTGCCCCAAGGACCCATTCCCTCTGCCGCACATCGACGCCCTGGTCGACGCCACAGCCGGACACGAGCTactcacattcatggacgcctactcaggatacaaccaaatccttatgcacccagacgaccaggaaaaaacatcttttgtaacggatagaggaatttattgttataaagtcatgccttttggtcttaaaaatgcaggtgcgacGTACCAAAGATTAGTCAACAAGATGTTTAAAGACCAACTCGGAGACACAATGGGGGTATACATTGACGACATGCTGGTGAAATCGAGGAAGGCTGACGATCACGTGGAACACTTACGACAATCCTTCGACATACTAAAAAAGTACGGTATGAAACTTAACCCGACTAAATGTTCTTTCGGAGTGTCCGCaggaaaattcttaggttacatcgtCACCCAACGAGGAATCGAGGCCAGCCCCGACCAAGTGCGCGCGatcatcaacattcaatccccgcggaacataaaagaggtacaaCGCTTGACAGGGAGAGTGGCGGCACTGAACCGTTTTATATCACGGTCGTCGGACAAGTGTCGATTATTTTACGACGTCCTGCGCAAAAACAAGGGTTTAACTGGTCCGACGACCACGAAGCAGCCCTGCAGAACCTCAAAAAATACATGATGTCGCCGCCCCTCCTATCCAAGCCAAAAGAAGGAGAAGTCTTACAACTCTATTTAGCCGTTAGCTCGACGGCAGTGAGCGCGGTCCTAGCTCGAGAAGACGAAGCACAACAACTACCCATttattacatcagtaagtcaCTACTGGAAGCAGAGACCAGGTATTCTTCCCTCGAAAAACTCGTTTTAGCACTCGTTACCGCAGCCAAAAaactaaggcattattttgaaactcaccaaatagtggtgatgactaacTATCCAATCAAGTCCGTGATGCGTAGGCCAGAACTGACAGGTCGAATGGAGAAGTGGACAATGGCACTAGGAAGGTTCGACATCAAGTATCAACCAAGGACGGCTGTAAAATCACAGGCCCTAGCAGATTTTGTTGCAGACTTCAGCCCCGACTTAGAGAGGATAGCAGACGACGAAGTCAAACTCATCAACAACATAGAAGGAATATGGACACTCTTCGTCGACGGCTCATCTAACTTTCGTGGTGCAGGTTTAGGCGTCGTACTAAagtcaccacaaggggacatgatagcacagGCAATTTGCTGCGATTTTAAGGCAactaacaacgaagcagaatacgaggcgCTAATCGCCGGAATGACATTAGCTATGGAATTAGGGGCAAGCGGACTCAACATCTTCAGCGACTCACAACTAATCGTCAACCAGATTAACGGCGACTACGAAGCTAaagacctaaaaatgaccttgtatctcgagaaagcaaaagagttaacttccaaattcaaaccctTCTCCATCAAACAAGTCCCAAGAGACCTAAACACGCAAGCCGGCGCCCTTGCCAACCtaggatccgcactcagaaaATCACCATTCTCGACCATACCTCTAGTACACCTACTGTCGCCCGCCGTCGAAAAAGACATACCACAAGACGCCAGCCTCGTCCTATCAACCTTAAACACAGACAGTTGGACCAAACTCATCTTCGATTACCTAAAGCACGAAACTCTACCCGACGACAAGCTAGACGCCAGAAAGATACTTTTCAAAGCttcacgatatgttattttgcaggacGTACTATTTAAGCGATCAGCAAACGGAATGTTGATGCGATGTGCCGAAGAGATCGAATGGGAAATACTATTGAAAcaataccacgaaggagaatgcggaggacgcgaaggaggacgaagcttatcaaccagaatcaaaagaaatggatactattggccaacaATGCTTAAGGACGCCATGAGGTACGTATCCAAGTGCGACAAGTGCCAACGACACgcaggtatgacacataaaccatcCGAATTCTTGCATCCAACCCTAAC encodes:
- the LOC130471623 gene encoding uncharacterized protein codes for the protein MTTGEMTIAEMKAAYEKAQAELAQERASNETLQKELESVKSNKHQSRYKGGKPKKLTFEMPDDFEDVTDDEEETREEEDKEAPDPVTQRLNKMDARMTKHYSRLMKLMTRFPGAPTPVETEPTDGYAVSPFCEAIARVTVPHTLRLPTWTTLYDGTSDPYRHVNFYKQRMWQIGIPHDLVEPVMCKSFGGTLDGAALEWLTNVPPRSISCLSDLINAFYQQFASSRQLEKQTSDLYRTAIEAFKRGLIPNSELYREITKYPCATFEEVRSRATAQMRIEDDEVIRTASQRSIGGSSDRRSYTPRNNNWRHQPYVRQNQVQSVNQYYDTNNVYRNERVEHPNISDYGFNVDIGGVVNALQNVGGTVRWPRKNDRPNSMKDMSKWCDFHRDNGHTTEECISLRKEVAYLLKRGHLKELLSDKGKETFSKEQTTLPGPATSSERPDPPPFSKVVNVISGGSDICGLTSSAAKKINRGESETVEEGQTEDEVALHRSLTAMAITFDDSDSVDTQREHHDGLVISLPIGNALIKRILVDNGSSANVLFLEALQEMGLEEKNIVRRSTVLVGFSGEALRTVGEISLPTYAEGVNMMTKFNVVDCPSAYNVILGRPWIHKMKAVPSTYHQSIKFPTKWGVMEIKGQQRDAKKCYETALKPSKSPI